In Priestia megaterium NBRC 15308 = ATCC 14581, the following proteins share a genomic window:
- a CDS encoding S1C family serine protease, producing MDPRDYEREQERKEEYENRQQRYDQYQPASSSQPPRRRLFPVIASSIAGAVLGGGIVLYGAPQLGLMDSADTQTANQTTQTQTATTTSTTPRTVSTTVNQSDLVSVVNKVSAAVVGVNNIQQQTNPFSGDTQTQEAGTGSGVIFKKENGKAYVVTNNHVIDGASEVEVSLSNGQKEKAKIVGADALTDLAVLEMSDKNVEQVAKFGKSSDLVAGETVLAIGNPLGEQFSRTVTQGIVSAAKRSVPISENWNVDAIQTDAAINPGNSGGALINSSGEVVGINSMKISEDNVEGIGFALPSDEVQPTIEQLMKNGKITRPYMGVGLQDVGQLSAATKQNQLGLTSDTSEGVVVTTVEPFSSASDAGLQSKDVIVAIDGNEVKTSSDLRQYLYTKRKVGDTVKLDVYRNGKKQTISLKLSEQQDNNG from the coding sequence ATGGATCCACGTGATTATGAAAGAGAGCAAGAACGAAAAGAAGAATATGAAAACCGCCAGCAGCGCTACGATCAGTATCAGCCTGCGTCATCATCACAGCCTCCAAGAAGACGCTTATTTCCAGTGATTGCATCTTCTATCGCCGGAGCAGTGCTAGGTGGAGGAATTGTGCTATACGGTGCTCCGCAGCTGGGGTTAATGGATTCAGCTGATACGCAAACAGCGAATCAAACAACGCAGACTCAAACCGCAACAACAACGAGCACAACGCCTCGAACAGTAAGCACAACCGTGAATCAGTCAGATCTTGTTTCAGTTGTAAATAAAGTATCAGCTGCTGTTGTAGGCGTGAACAATATTCAACAGCAAACAAATCCATTTTCTGGAGATACCCAAACGCAAGAAGCAGGAACGGGTTCCGGTGTTATTTTCAAAAAAGAAAATGGAAAAGCATACGTTGTGACCAATAACCACGTTATTGACGGCGCAAGCGAAGTAGAAGTGTCACTTTCCAACGGACAAAAAGAAAAAGCTAAGATTGTCGGAGCTGATGCGCTAACGGATTTAGCGGTGCTTGAGATGTCTGACAAAAATGTTGAACAAGTGGCGAAGTTCGGGAAATCATCGGATTTAGTAGCAGGTGAAACGGTGCTTGCAATCGGAAATCCTCTTGGTGAACAATTTTCTCGTACGGTCACACAAGGTATCGTGAGCGCAGCAAAACGCTCTGTCCCTATTTCAGAAAATTGGAACGTAGATGCAATTCAAACGGATGCGGCGATTAATCCAGGAAACAGCGGCGGTGCCTTAATCAATTCTTCCGGTGAAGTAGTCGGTATCAACAGTATGAAAATTTCAGAAGACAATGTAGAAGGCATCGGCTTTGCTCTTCCAAGTGATGAAGTGCAGCCGACGATTGAACAGCTGATGAAAAACGGAAAAATAACGCGTCCATATATGGGGGTAGGTCTTCAAGATGTAGGTCAGCTTTCAGCTGCAACAAAACAAAACCAGCTAGGCCTAACCAGCGATACGTCTGAAGGAGTTGTCGTAACGACGGTTGAACCATTCTCTTCTGCTTCTGATGCAGGTTTACAATCAAAAGACGTGATTGTTGCCATCGATGGAAATGAAGTCAAAACATCCAGTGATTTACGTCAATATCTATACACAAAACGTAAAGTAGGAGACACGGTAAAATTAGACGTGTATCGAAATGGAAAAAAACAAACTATTTCTCTGAAGCTTTCAGAGCAGCAGGATAACAATGGATGA
- a CDS encoding YjcZ family sporulation protein yields MGKQNFALIVVLFVLLVIVGASGFRF; encoded by the coding sequence GTGGGAAAACAAAATTTTGCGTTAATCGTTGTGTTATTTGTTTTACTTGTTATTGTAGGTGCGTCTGGCTTTCGCTTTTAA
- a CDS encoding tetratricopeptide repeat protein, producing the protein MGIHVEYVMNQLEEGKWKEIKREIQQEMKKKPQASDLYCYLAVCLAKQIEESIIFEKMVLNLEMDRALHQALTLNPSSSLAHFVRGIKYRETPLMFGGNYEKSLSYLQRAQDLGFEGVMLPLELAKTYIQLKEMEKAKEQIAYAREINPTHADIKKVENMLQTGR; encoded by the coding sequence GTGGGAATACATGTAGAATACGTCATGAATCAGCTAGAAGAGGGTAAGTGGAAAGAGATCAAGCGCGAAATTCAACAAGAAATGAAGAAAAAACCTCAAGCATCTGATTTGTACTGTTACTTAGCGGTTTGTTTAGCAAAGCAAATCGAAGAATCAATTATTTTTGAAAAAATGGTATTAAATTTAGAAATGGACAGAGCTCTTCATCAGGCATTAACATTAAATCCATCTTCAAGCTTGGCGCACTTCGTTCGAGGAATAAAATACCGGGAAACTCCGCTTATGTTTGGAGGGAATTACGAAAAATCGCTGTCTTACTTGCAGCGGGCACAAGATCTTGGTTTTGAAGGGGTTATGCTGCCGCTCGAACTCGCAAAAACCTATATTCAATTAAAAGAAATGGAAAAAGCGAAAGAACAAATCGCCTATGCCCGAGAAATCAATCCTACTCACGCGGATATTAAAAAAGTCGAAAACATGCTGCAAACAGGACGGTGA
- a CDS encoding TrkH family potassium uptake protein: protein MKKQIIKLTPPQLLVSIFGGGIIMGALLLMMPVSTTEPIRWVDALFTSTSAMTVTGLAVVDTGTRFTVIGQIIIMLLIQIGGLGIMSFAVLIFMMLGKKIGFKERMLVQQALNQTSVGGVVLLVKRLFIFSFLIEFVALIFLAIRWVPEFGWSKGLFFSLFHSISAFNNAGFGLLSDNLVQYVGDPIINITISFLFIIGGLGFTVLADMWVKKSYRKLTLHSKIMIISTFAINVTAMLFIFFLEYSNSHTLGNLSLGDKVWASYFQAVTTRTAGFNTIDLAHLHDATVFLMVLLMFIGAGSASTGGGIKLTTFVVIVFSVWAFLRSREDIVLLKRRLLPLHVFKALAITMISIMFVFGAIFLLNISENLPFVKIMFEVVSAFGTVGLSMGATPELSYFGRVIIIFIMFLGKVGPLTLAFSLSKQKREAVRYPNEDIMLG from the coding sequence ATGAAAAAACAAATCATTAAACTCACTCCTCCGCAGCTGCTTGTCTCCATTTTTGGCGGAGGAATTATTATGGGTGCTCTTCTATTGATGATGCCTGTTTCTACTACTGAGCCAATCCGGTGGGTAGATGCCCTTTTTACGTCTACTTCCGCTATGACAGTAACCGGCTTAGCCGTCGTAGATACAGGTACCCGTTTTACCGTCATCGGTCAAATCATTATTATGCTGTTAATTCAAATAGGCGGTCTTGGCATTATGTCATTTGCCGTGTTGATTTTTATGATGCTAGGTAAAAAAATTGGATTTAAAGAGCGTATGCTCGTTCAGCAGGCACTAAATCAAACGAGCGTCGGCGGAGTTGTCCTGCTAGTTAAAAGGCTGTTTATCTTTTCATTTTTAATTGAGTTTGTTGCACTTATCTTTCTAGCGATACGCTGGGTTCCGGAGTTCGGATGGTCTAAGGGGCTGTTCTTTAGCTTGTTTCATTCAATTTCGGCTTTTAATAACGCAGGGTTTGGACTACTTTCTGATAACTTAGTGCAGTATGTTGGAGATCCTATTATTAACATAACGATTTCTTTTTTGTTCATCATTGGTGGGTTAGGGTTTACCGTTCTTGCTGATATGTGGGTGAAAAAATCGTATAGAAAACTAACGTTGCATTCAAAAATTATGATTATCAGCACGTTTGCGATTAATGTGACTGCCATGCTTTTTATTTTTTTCTTAGAGTACAGCAATTCGCATACGCTCGGAAATTTATCGTTAGGAGACAAAGTATGGGCTTCTTATTTTCAAGCGGTAACGACAAGAACCGCGGGATTTAATACAATTGATTTAGCTCACCTGCATGACGCAACGGTCTTTTTAATGGTCTTATTAATGTTTATTGGTGCAGGAAGTGCGTCAACAGGAGGCGGTATTAAACTAACAACGTTTGTGGTGATTGTTTTTTCTGTATGGGCATTTTTACGAAGCCGGGAAGATATTGTGCTATTAAAGAGACGACTTCTTCCTCTTCACGTGTTTAAGGCACTAGCCATCACGATGATTTCAATTATGTTTGTATTTGGGGCCATTTTCCTGTTAAATATTTCGGAAAACCTGCCGTTTGTAAAAATTATGTTTGAAGTTGTTTCTGCGTTTGGAACAGTAGGTTTATCGATGGGAGCAACTCCTGAACTTTCGTACTTTGGACGCGTGATTATTATCTTTATCATGTTTTTAGGAAAAGTGGGGCCATTAACGCTTGCGTTTTCATTATCTAAGCAAAAGCGTGAAGCCGTTCGTTATCCAAATGAAGATATAATGCTAGGGTAG
- a CDS encoding carboxymuconolactone decarboxylase family protein → MARVLLANEEGTNFEKALNLIPHVKRLYDELYDTLWNSDIIEKETKEKIRLYLAGVNGCETCMSMSYVGDETLNQKVLREKELEEKDRLLFRFIDVYRVRPRELTDADMNQLKKFYSDTQLLELLAVINLFDQFHKMIVSLDLYDFCSLQGK, encoded by the coding sequence ATGGCAAGAGTTTTGTTAGCAAACGAAGAGGGAACAAATTTTGAAAAAGCATTGAATTTAATTCCGCATGTAAAAAGATTGTATGATGAGCTTTACGACACGCTTTGGAACAGCGATATAATAGAAAAAGAGACTAAGGAAAAAATAAGGCTTTATCTAGCAGGTGTTAACGGCTGTGAGACGTGTATGAGCATGTCATATGTAGGCGATGAGACGCTTAATCAAAAAGTGTTAAGAGAAAAAGAGCTGGAAGAAAAAGATCGACTGCTGTTTCGATTTATTGATGTATACCGGGTGCGTCCAAGGGAGTTGACGGATGCTGATATGAATCAATTAAAGAAATTTTACAGTGATACGCAGCTGTTAGAGCTTTTAGCTGTTATTAATTTATTTGATCAATTTCACAAAATGATTGTCAGTTTAGATTTATATGATTTTTGCAGCTTGCAGGGCAAGTGA
- a CDS encoding response regulator transcription factor yields the protein MSFTLYLVEDEQNLNEVLTLYLQKEGWDVRSFFNGTDAKEMITTPPHLWILDIMLPDIDGYQLIREIKQQTPHVPVIFISARDADIDRVLGLEMGSDDYLSKPFLPRELVIRANKLLNRVYGSNQKKTDTITLTPYEIDLHTRTVSENGKPIDLTSKEFDFLVTISKDLGQAFSREQLLNLIWGEDYFGTDRVVDDLVRRVRKKMPQARIETIYGYGYRMMKA from the coding sequence TTGAGCTTTACACTATATTTAGTAGAGGATGAACAAAATTTAAACGAAGTTTTAACCCTTTACCTTCAAAAAGAAGGCTGGGATGTTCGCTCATTTTTTAACGGCACGGACGCCAAAGAAATGATTACAACCCCTCCGCATCTGTGGATTTTAGATATTATGCTGCCTGATATTGACGGGTATCAGCTCATTCGCGAAATCAAGCAGCAAACGCCACATGTGCCTGTTATTTTCATCTCAGCCCGCGATGCCGATATTGACCGGGTTCTTGGGCTTGAAATGGGCAGCGACGACTATTTATCAAAGCCTTTTTTGCCTCGTGAACTAGTTATTCGAGCAAACAAACTGCTAAACCGCGTATATGGTTCCAATCAAAAGAAAACCGATACCATTACGCTGACTCCTTATGAAATCGATTTACATACCCGTACAGTCAGTGAAAATGGAAAGCCGATTGATTTAACGTCTAAAGAATTTGATTTTCTCGTCACTATCTCAAAAGACCTTGGACAGGCTTTTTCACGGGAGCAGCTGCTGAATCTCATTTGGGGAGAAGATTATTTCGGCACAGACCGAGTGGTGGATGATTTAGTAAGGCGCGTGCGTAAAAAAATGCCGCAAGCACGAATTGAAACGATTTACGGATACGGATACCGGATGATGAAAGCATGA
- the ggt gene encoding gamma-glutamyltransferase: MKVMKMLVIALFSLSLVVTPAAAEVPGVDHSMKRGATQGIVAASHPLAAEAGRKVLAEGGNAVDAAAAIQLSLNVVEPMMSGIGGGGFMMIYEKKKDKITMLDSREMAPADVTPKLFLDSKGKVIPFSKRHITGKAVGVPGTLKGVETALKDYGTMDLSDVIKPAITQAEQGIKVNWSMAQYIDENADKLERYQTAGNVFVPNGKPLKEGDKLVQPDLAKTLKLIQKEGSDALYKGEIGKALVKEVQKRDGSMTMDDLKNYVVKEREPVKTTYRGYDVVSAAPPSSGGLTVQQILKLMEGYDVEKMGSNTPQYLQHLTEAMHLAFADRAAYMADEDFYEVPKKGLLDEDYIKERRKLINPNKATPNVKEGDPWKYEGKENPNKATVKEENPIGQTTHFSVVDKWGNMVSYTTTIEQVFGSGIMVPDYGFMLNNEMTDFDATPGGVNQVEPKKRPRSSMSPTMLLKDGKPFMAIGSPGGPTIIASVAETIMNVIDHKMPIQKAILTPRIYSGGYPTVRWEPGFSQDTILEMMAKGHAFEEKPEHIGNVQAVIYDYETGKMYGGADNTRQGTVLGVDAIKYVSKQPKPIKEEKKGEFTVEVNRAVYPFTDKQVKLIDGKPYVQSDRLLLGLGVVDSSDLKLYKPNHHSYLSVIKVAKSLGYKVKWDDEKKVVSLEKDPGEDDTGDDEDGDVITN; encoded by the coding sequence GTGAAGGTTATGAAGATGTTGGTTATTGCATTATTTAGTTTAAGTTTAGTTGTCACACCAGCTGCTGCTGAAGTTCCGGGTGTCGACCATTCAATGAAACGAGGTGCTACACAAGGAATTGTAGCGGCATCTCACCCGCTGGCTGCTGAAGCGGGAAGGAAAGTTTTAGCTGAAGGCGGAAACGCTGTAGACGCGGCAGCTGCCATTCAATTATCTCTCAACGTTGTGGAACCGATGATGTCAGGTATCGGCGGCGGCGGCTTTATGATGATTTATGAAAAAAAGAAAGATAAAATTACGATGCTAGACAGCCGTGAAATGGCACCAGCTGATGTCACGCCTAAGCTGTTTTTAGATTCAAAAGGAAAAGTCATCCCTTTCAGTAAGCGTCACATAACAGGAAAAGCAGTTGGAGTTCCTGGTACGCTAAAAGGGGTAGAAACAGCCCTTAAAGATTACGGAACAATGGACTTATCAGATGTTATTAAACCAGCTATTACTCAAGCAGAACAAGGAATCAAAGTAAATTGGTCGATGGCTCAGTACATTGATGAAAATGCGGACAAGCTTGAAAGATACCAAACGGCCGGTAATGTATTTGTGCCGAATGGCAAGCCGTTAAAAGAAGGAGATAAGCTTGTTCAGCCGGATCTTGCTAAAACATTAAAGCTTATTCAAAAAGAAGGGTCAGACGCTCTTTATAAAGGAGAAATTGGAAAAGCGCTTGTTAAAGAAGTTCAAAAACGCGATGGAAGCATGACCATGGATGATTTGAAAAATTACGTTGTAAAAGAACGTGAGCCGGTTAAAACAACTTACCGAGGCTACGATGTGGTTAGTGCGGCTCCTCCTAGCTCCGGCGGATTAACCGTTCAGCAGATTTTAAAGCTAATGGAAGGTTATGATGTAGAAAAAATGGGTTCCAATACGCCTCAGTATTTGCAGCATTTAACGGAAGCGATGCACTTAGCTTTCGCGGACCGCGCGGCGTATATGGCAGATGAAGACTTTTACGAAGTGCCGAAAAAAGGACTGTTAGATGAAGATTATATTAAAGAACGTCGTAAATTAATTAATCCAAACAAAGCAACGCCTAATGTCAAAGAAGGAGACCCTTGGAAATATGAAGGGAAAGAAAATCCAAATAAAGCAACAGTAAAGGAAGAAAATCCAATCGGCCAAACGACTCATTTCTCTGTTGTAGACAAATGGGGAAACATGGTTTCTTACACGACTACCATTGAACAAGTTTTTGGTTCAGGAATTATGGTTCCTGACTACGGATTTATGCTCAACAATGAAATGACGGATTTTGATGCCACTCCGGGAGGCGTGAACCAGGTTGAGCCTAAAAAACGTCCTCGAAGCAGCATGTCTCCAACGATGCTGTTAAAAGACGGAAAGCCGTTCATGGCAATTGGTTCACCGGGAGGGCCAACCATTATAGCGTCTGTAGCAGAAACGATTATGAATGTTATTGACCATAAGATGCCGATTCAAAAAGCGATTTTAACACCTCGTATTTATTCAGGCGGCTATCCAACCGTAAGATGGGAACCTGGCTTTAGCCAAGATACAATTCTTGAAATGATGGCTAAAGGACATGCGTTTGAGGAAAAGCCTGAGCATATTGGAAACGTTCAAGCGGTTATCTATGACTATGAAACGGGGAAAATGTACGGAGGCGCTGATAATACGCGCCAGGGCACGGTATTAGGAGTAGACGCAATTAAATATGTATCCAAACAGCCAAAACCAATTAAAGAAGAGAAAAAAGGAGAGTTTACAGTTGAAGTCAACCGTGCCGTTTATCCATTTACTGATAAGCAAGTGAAGCTGATTGATGGAAAGCCTTACGTTCAATCCGATCGCCTGCTGTTAGGCTTAGGCGTCGTTGATTCGAGTGACTTAAAGCTGTATAAACCAAATCATCACTCTTATTTATCAGTTATCAAAGTAGCCAAATCACTTGGCTACAAAGTGAAATGGGATGACGAAAAGAAAGTGGTCTCATTAGAAAAAGATCCTGGTGAAGACGATACAGGCGATGATGAAGACGGAGATGTTATTACAAATTAA
- the rocF gene encoding arginase produces the protein MKKDISIIGVPMDYGQTRRGVDMGPSAIRYAGMNTRLEALGYTVHDEGDIKVEIKERADVDKNTNLKNLAAVASGNEQLAARVEEVREQDRFPLILGGDHSIAIGTLAGVAKGSENLGVIWYDAHGDLNTAETSPSGNIHGMPLAVSLGIGHPVLLNIGGYTPKIKPENLVIIGARSLDDGEKELIKEKGIKVYTMHEIDRLGMTQVMKETIDYLSGTDGVHLSLDLDGLDPDDAPGVGTPVKGGISYRESHLAMEMLAEADIVTSAEFVEVNPILDQHNKTAEVAVALMSSLFGDKLL, from the coding sequence ATGAAAAAAGACATTTCAATTATCGGTGTACCCATGGATTACGGACAAACAAGAAGGGGTGTAGACATGGGGCCGAGCGCGATCCGCTATGCAGGCATGAATACACGCTTAGAAGCTCTTGGCTATACCGTACACGATGAAGGCGATATTAAAGTAGAAATTAAAGAGCGGGCAGACGTAGATAAAAATACGAATTTGAAAAACTTAGCGGCTGTAGCCAGCGGAAATGAACAGCTTGCTGCACGAGTTGAAGAAGTGAGAGAGCAAGACCGCTTTCCGTTAATATTAGGCGGAGACCACAGCATTGCGATTGGAACACTTGCGGGAGTCGCAAAAGGTTCAGAAAATTTAGGCGTTATTTGGTATGATGCTCATGGTGATTTAAACACAGCTGAAACATCTCCATCAGGCAACATTCACGGCATGCCATTAGCGGTGAGCCTTGGTATTGGACATCCTGTACTTTTAAATATTGGAGGGTATACCCCAAAAATTAAACCTGAAAATCTCGTTATTATCGGTGCACGCTCATTGGATGATGGTGAAAAAGAGTTAATTAAAGAAAAAGGAATTAAAGTGTATACCATGCATGAAATTGATCGTTTAGGTATGACGCAAGTGATGAAAGAAACGATTGATTATTTAAGCGGCACAGACGGCGTGCACCTGTCGCTGGACTTAGACGGCTTAGATCCGGATGATGCACCAGGCGTAGGTACACCTGTAAAAGGCGGCATCAGCTACCGAGAAAGTCATTTAGCAATGGAAATGCTAGCGGAAGCAGACATAGTTACATCTGCTGAATTTGTAGAGGTGAACCCCATTTTAGATCAGCATAACAAAACTGCAGAAGTAGCGGTTGCGTTAATGAGTTCATTGTTTGGTGATAAGCTTTTATAA
- a CDS encoding Lrp/AsnC family transcriptional regulator, producing MKIDEIDLSILQALQQNSRLSLRELGKQINLSPPSVAERVRQLESFGVIKGYTIDIDYEKLHLPVSCFIEVTMKNGEHERFKRFISQYPYALFCERIAGQACFITKLQLPHLHVLEQFINEITPYAKTISHIALSHVEMAPALLSHLKDEK from the coding sequence TTGAAAATTGATGAAATTGATTTATCGATTTTGCAGGCGCTGCAGCAAAACAGCCGCCTTTCCTTACGAGAGCTAGGAAAACAAATTAACTTGTCTCCTCCTTCGGTGGCAGAGCGAGTACGACAGCTAGAGAGCTTTGGTGTTATAAAAGGGTATACGATTGATATTGATTATGAAAAGCTGCATTTGCCCGTGTCGTGTTTTATTGAAGTAACGATGAAAAACGGAGAGCACGAGCGTTTTAAACGATTTATTTCTCAGTATCCCTACGCTTTATTCTGTGAACGCATCGCCGGGCAAGCCTGCTTTATTACAAAGCTTCAGCTTCCTCACCTGCACGTACTCGAACAATTTATTAACGAAATTACACCTTATGCCAAAACGATTTCACACATCGCCCTTTCTCACGTGGAGATGGCTCCTGCATTATTGAGTCATTTAAAAGATGAAAAGTGA
- a CDS encoding peptidyl-prolyl cis-trans isomerase, whose translation MSSTPLKLLLAVLTAFGFLTGCGGKHSNTMFPSVEISQLSSTKELAAYERGKVTGAEFNRFLAVEGFLNPDAPLNDTSYRKELLRQLVMQKILISHLKTSDKVQKQVEDMWKQIKRSYNEDTRKQGYEVLNIRSSDVTNQLTNQFKLEEYFRKQITSDELTAYYKRIENDLTRVSFTQLAFSTLHDAAAAAAELQKGTSLQDVQKKYADVQTDSKIENADNLKLSSLSPSFIDVLKKQHIGESSKPIKMGKVYYILILKQKDKKTESEVKEEMMKELVLNHINRYIQDELPRFHVTFSLR comes from the coding sequence ATGAGTTCAACACCGTTAAAGCTGCTACTAGCAGTATTAACAGCCTTCGGATTTTTAACCGGCTGCGGAGGGAAGCATTCAAACACGATGTTTCCTTCTGTAGAAATTAGTCAGCTATCTTCTACCAAAGAACTGGCAGCGTATGAGCGAGGCAAGGTGACAGGAGCTGAATTCAACCGTTTTTTAGCCGTTGAAGGGTTCTTAAATCCAGATGCTCCGCTAAATGATACAAGCTACCGCAAAGAGTTATTGCGGCAGCTTGTTATGCAAAAAATCTTAATTTCACATCTAAAGACAAGCGATAAAGTACAAAAACAAGTCGAGGATATGTGGAAGCAAATTAAACGCTCATATAACGAGGATACAAGAAAACAAGGTTATGAAGTGTTAAATATTCGTTCTAGTGATGTAACCAACCAGCTAACGAATCAGTTTAAATTAGAAGAATATTTCCGCAAACAAATTACGTCTGATGAACTAACTGCTTACTATAAACGTATTGAAAACGATCTAACGCGCGTATCTTTTACGCAGCTGGCTTTTTCTACTTTACATGATGCCGCTGCCGCTGCGGCTGAACTGCAAAAAGGAACATCTCTTCAGGACGTTCAAAAAAAATATGCTGATGTCCAGACAGACAGCAAAATAGAGAATGCCGATAATCTAAAGCTTTCAAGTCTATCTCCCTCTTTTATAGATGTTTTAAAAAAACAGCACATCGGAGAGAGTAGTAAGCCCATTAAAATGGGTAAGGTCTATTATATTCTTATTTTAAAACAAAAAGATAAAAAAACGGAATCAGAAGTCAAAGAAGAAATGATGAAAGAACTTGTTTTGAATCATATCAACCGGTATATCCAGGATGAACTGCCAAGGTTTCACGTGACTTTCAGCCTTAGGTAG
- a CDS encoding potassium channel family protein: MKKQFAVLGLGRFGGSLVEEFANLDVDVLAIDRNQEVVNKFSNSATYVVQANAIDEASLKGLGIRNVDHALISFGDDIEASVLATMLLKDMGVKQVWVKAVNMYHQKVLEKIGADKVIHPERDIAKRIAHHVVSEKIIDYIELSKDYSIVEIVASKKLHNKTLFDLNIRAKYGCNIIGFQRKDGEMVISPTAHEIIEQGDMLIVIGHNRDLNRFEEEGV; the protein is encoded by the coding sequence ATGAAAAAACAGTTTGCTGTATTGGGATTAGGTCGTTTTGGAGGCAGTTTGGTTGAAGAGTTTGCTAATCTGGATGTGGATGTGCTCGCTATTGACCGCAATCAGGAGGTAGTAAATAAATTTAGCAACTCAGCTACATATGTTGTGCAAGCAAACGCGATTGATGAAGCTAGCTTAAAGGGGCTAGGTATTCGCAATGTTGATCATGCTCTTATTTCGTTTGGAGATGATATCGAAGCAAGCGTGCTGGCAACGATGCTTTTAAAAGATATGGGCGTTAAGCAAGTATGGGTAAAAGCAGTGAATATGTATCATCAAAAAGTGCTCGAAAAAATAGGAGCGGATAAAGTCATTCACCCTGAGCGCGATATTGCTAAGCGTATTGCTCATCACGTGGTGTCAGAAAAAATCATTGATTATATTGAATTGTCAAAGGATTATAGTATCGTCGAAATTGTCGCCTCTAAGAAACTTCATAATAAAACGCTGTTTGATTTAAACATTCGTGCCAAGTATGGCTGCAATATTATCGGCTTTCAGCGAAAAGACGGGGAAATGGTGATCTCGCCTACCGCGCATGAAATAATTGAACAAGGAGATATGCTGATTGTCATCGGACATAACCGCGATTTGAACCGTTTTGAAGAAGAAGGAGTTTAA
- a CDS encoding YjcZ family sporulation protein, translating into MGAKGGFGFSFIVVLFILLVIVGCSCYY; encoded by the coding sequence ATGGGCGCAAAAGGCGGTTTTGGTTTTTCATTTATCGTTGTTTTATTTATTCTATTAGTAATCGTAGGATGTTCTTGCTACTACTAA